A single Dreissena polymorpha isolate Duluth1 chromosome 14, UMN_Dpol_1.0, whole genome shotgun sequence DNA region contains:
- the LOC127856877 gene encoding uncharacterized protein LOC127856877 isoform X1 — translation MVTSKKDTSSATTSKKTSEQTAFDDIDTLRDYTFLFFVSLRDYSEYMCDVTHIIENAIKRKKLAWDDCVWEHKCLVLTDAADEWYHAKIPFPPPSDSTCICHKDRTMPLYLQRTNITNIITARPWKLADLKISDTLTRTFEISGVLNYKTLSRNMFRVLAEKDYITKTDQKANSIDFFHQINTHNLKHLITIPAMCVQLVHQFYVGRLTTGSLCALYVNMLDMHIARGLQKLQIPVFNTGEKSCGDIPDILRTETAEYVQANLSLVYSASELAFKTLTDTNKQSSLVFRENTIIQYMTKTELDYLLQTGIITKKKSLALCPGKNVPYMFVHKTIQEFLSSLTLYIAMNPTKMDAIMHALQLAYCDGRSILDIGQLFIFTCGTCSPAAERMSKHISDVITNDMECKLQDDSDVFSPCVLSNKAQNIVLDGIMEGAANKHTGVHLNFSHMRNDPELVIEEWLWRPHPEGKVLKTLIDMNISNIVSM, via the coding sequence ATGGTAACATCCAAAAAAGACACGAGCAGCGCAACAACTAGCAAGAAAACATCAGAGCAAACAGCATTCGACGATATTGACACTTTGCGAGACTACACATTTCTGTTCTTTGTGTCATTACGTGATTACAGTGAATACATGTGTGACGTCACTCACATTATTGAGAATGCTATAAAACGCAAAAAACTAGCTTGGGATGACTGCGTCTGGGAACACAAATGTCTTGTTCTAACCGATGCCGCAGACGAATGGTACCACGCCAAAATACCCTTCCCTCCGCCATCTGATTCTACTTGCATATGTCATAAAGACCGTACTATGCCGCTATATTTGCAGCGAACGAACATTACCAACATTATTACTGCACGACCATGGAAACTTGCCGACTTAAAAATAAGCGATACTTTAACGCGTACATTTGAAATTTCCGGCGTATTAAACTACAAAACGTTGTCGAGGAACATGTTTCGTGTTCTAGCTGAGAAAGACTATATAACGAAAACGGATCAAAAAGCCAACTCTATTGacttctttcatcaaataaacaCACATAACTTGAAACATCTCATTACAATACCAGCCATGTGTGTTCAGTTAGTTCACCAGTTCTACGTTGGACGTTTAACGACAGGTTCACTGTGTGCTTTATACGTCAATATGCTAGATATGCACATAGCCAGGGGACTGCAAAAACTTCAAATTCCAGTATTTAACACTGGAGAAAAATCATGTGGGGATATACCAGATATATTAAGGACAGAAACAGCCGAGTATGTGCAGGCTAATTTGTCGCTGGTTTATTCCGCCAGTGAGCTTGCATTTAAAACTCTAACAGACACTAACAAACAATCATCGCTTGTCTTTCGAGAAAACACAATCATACAATACATGACAAAAACAGAACTAGATTACTTACTTCAGACAGGGATTATCACGAAGAAAAAGTCTTTAGCACTTTGCCCAGGAAAGAATGTTCCATATATGTTTGTGCACAAAACAATCCAGGAATTTCTATCATCGTTGACGTTGTATATTGCTATGAATCCGACAAAAATGGACGCAATCATGCACGCACTACAattggcatattgtgatggtagGTCTATTTTAGACATAGGTCAGTTGTTCATCTTTACATGCGGAACCTGTTCCCCAGCAGCTGAAAGAATGTCAAAGCATATTTCGGATGTCATTACAAATGACATGGAATGTAAATTGCAGGATGACTCTGACGTGTTTTCTCCATGTGTATTATCTAATAAAGCTCAAAATATTGTATTGGATGGCATCATGGAAGGGGCGGCAAACAAGCATACCGGCGTCCATCTAAATTTCAGTCATATGAGAAATGACCCTGAGTTGGTCATTGAGGAGTGGCTATGGCGACCTCATCCGGAGGGGAAGGTGCTTAAAACCTTAATAGATATGAACATATCAAACATTGTAAGTATgtaa